The Ascochyta rabiei chromosome 3, complete sequence genome segment GCCCCAGTGTTCGTCGAGCAGCTTGAACAGCACCAGCTGCGAGATGCCCGAGGGGTTCTGCGTCGACACGTCGGCGTGCTTTTGGTACTTGTCTATCACTTCGGCCGAGGCCGTCAGCCACCCGACTCGCGAGCCTGGCGCTATCACCTTGGAGAAGGAGTCGAGCCGCATCACACGCCCGTCCGTGTCCATGGAGAGCAGACTGGGGACGAGGGAGTCGAGGAACTCGGCGTGCGACTTGGGGAGCGGCACGTCCGGGGCGTTGGGGCCGGTGTAGGGTTGCATTTGGAGGAAGTAATACGGTTCGTCTTCGATGATGTAGACGTCGTGTTTCTGGCACACTCTGTACAGTGCTCGCCGCCTCTCTGTGCTCTGTGTTGCGCCCGTGGGGTTCTGACCCGTGGGCACGGTGTAGAGGAGATGGGGCTTGCGGGCGCCTCGTGTGTTGACGTCCCAGTTGGATAGAATGGCGTCCATGGCTTCTGGGAGCAGGCCTTCGGCGTCCATGGGGACGCCGCAGACGCGCACACCCATTGGTCGTGCTGTCTCTACAGCTGCCGAGAAGGTGTACTCCTCCGACAGCATCACGTCGCCGGGCCTTGCTAGCAACCGCAGAGCCATGTCGAGTCCAGAGGTGCTTCCAATGCTCATGGTGCACCGCCAGTCCTCGTAGGGAGGGTCGTGCACCATCTCCGTATGCTCGGTGACCCAGCGCAGCATCTGTGCAGCTCCAGCACCCTGACCATAGTTGAAAGCAGTTGAAATGTCAAAGGTGGACTTGTTCTCTGCGAGGTCGTGTTTGCCTGCTGTGATGACGACACCTGACTTCTTGGTCTCCGCCTCAGAGAACATTCCAATGGCCGGTACCTTCATCGACAGCTCTTCGAATGGAAAGTACTCACTCGAGGGTAGTCCGCCGCCGAGAGAGATTATGCCTGGCGTGCTGAGGTACTTCGCTGCGTCCTTGAGGGAATTGCCTTTCCGCGTTTGAGCTTCATGACTAAAGTAGTCTGACGGGTACAAGTTAGCTTCTGTCTGCTCCTCCCGGTGCACTGTGGACATGTCAACATACGTTGCCAAGATTTCGCCTTGGGTTTGTGATCGTGTGATCGTAGTCTGAAGTTGGCTGTGTTGGCTGGAGCTGCAACTCCCCACTGAGCTTTGTCTGTCTTCTTTCGGCGCCCATGAATGTCATTGCTTTGTACGGGAGCAGTCAgagggttaggtagggtgACTCCGGTGGTGTCCGATACTGCCGAGACCTCCACAGCTGAAGGTGGTGCCATTGTTCGTGTTTGGGTTGCAGCCTCCAGTGTGTGATCGTCAAGGTCGTATCAATTAGCAGTAATGTGTGATATTCTTCGCCTTATCTTGCAAAGTATAGCAATGTCAGTTCAATAGAGTGTGTAGTACCAGAGGCGGCTGATGGGGTACGATACTCTTTATCACTCCTGCTCTTTCAAAGCAGTGCGCCCTGCACGCGTTTGAGACCCACGGCCCTGCATCATTCAGACCCGATTAGTAGCGGCTAGGTACGGATCAGACGAGCAAGGTCAAGCGATCCAGTAAGAGGAGCCACTAAGTGAATGCTCGTACTAGGTCCACGCCCTGTACACTCCGAGCTGCTCTCCGAACACTCCCATTGCACCACACTTGCGATAAGAAACGGCGACAAGGAAACCAAAGCCTGGTGTGCCTTGAAAATTGATCATTGTCGGAGGTGCACCTGCATCGACGTGGAATAAAGAAGACGTACGTATCACGTAAGACGTCTGACGTGCTGGGCCAATCGGTGGTTTTACAGGGTCATTCGTACCGCTGGGGAATACACGCCCGCAAACGCTCTAGACGATCAAAGCCGCAGTCAGCCGCGCTTGAGGAGCTGGCAGGGCGCATCAACCTGCTGCTCAAAACGAGTATTGATCAATTCATCCCAAGTCAGGAAGCACGCTTCCTGGTCGACTGGCAATGTCTCGTAGATCCATGGCATGCGAGAGTCTCCTTCCTGGCTTCTTCCAATCACCATGGACATTATCCGTTTCCATCACCTACTTCTCTACGTCGAGTCGTTACTTCCTTCGGATCTTGGTATAAAACGCAACACAAATGCCCAAAACAAACATAAGCGAGATTTTGACGCTCAAACCGGAGCGCTTCATGCAACCATATCGTGCAGCCTAGTCTTCATGTCCAGTCCTTGGGCAAGATGCCCTCTCTCTGTATGCATATGGCGTCGAAGATGGATCTCACATGAGCGTGCAGTTCTCCTCTTTGCCTTCTTTACCGTCCTTGCCCTCTTTCCCACCTTTTTTGAGTTTGCCTTTGTCGTCGCTCGTTGGCGCGTGTGTTTGGCCCGATGCAGCGGCCTGGATGATAGCGAGACGCTGCTTTGCTCTTTCATCTCCATGATCGGCGGCTTTGACGTACCAGACGTTCGCTCCTAGCGGGTCACGTCTGCATCCAATGCCCATCTCTGTAAAGTAACCGCAAGCATACTCAGCTTTGGGAAGACCTGTATCGTTTAGCGGATATGCTCGAGAAGCAAGTGTGCTGTAGGTAGACGTACCATGCTCTGCAGCCTTTTTGGCCCACTCATATGCCTCGTTTTCGTCCTTGTCCAACACGGGCTCGGCGCCAACCATGTACCATGCACAGAGATTCATCATGGCTTCGGGGATATCGGCTTGAGCAGCGCAATTGTAGTAATGCACCGAGAGAGCGGCATCTTTGGGACAACACAGCAGTCCGTGCTCGTACGCCTCTCCGAGCTTCAGGGCCGCCGATGGATGTCCCAATTCTGCGGCTTGTGTGAACAGCTGGACGGCGTAAATCTCGTCTTTGAAGATGTCGTCTCCGTAACCTGTTTCGTGCAAGAGGCCTAGCTCGTAGGGCGCATTGTTGTATTGGTAGTCGGCGGATTCGGAGGCGCGCTTGAGCCACTTGACGCCTTCCCTGTACTTGCCCTGGAGACCCATGTCACCTCTCAGACATGCAGAACCAAGTCGTGTTGCGGCTCCAGGGTGGTTCTTTGATGCTGCTGCACGGAAAAACTGCACGGCTTTGGCGTAATCTTTGCGGCATCCCCAGCCAAACTCGTAGCAAAGGGCAGCACGGTACCCCGACTCGGCGTGACCATGTTTGCTCGCGGCAATGAACAGTGGAAATGCGCGGTCGTAATCGGGCTTGTCCTTGTTGAACAAACCAGATGCATATCCATCGGCAAGGTAGTATTGCGCAAAGGGGTAGCTGCGATCGGCTAAACGCTGCAAGATCTGCCGTGCCTCCTTGAGCATGTCTGCAGGTGTCAGGCCGTGGTCGTCGTTGGTGGGACCCGATGCCGTGATCTCGCGTGCGACCTGGACCATGAACAAGGCAAACTCGTACTGGACCGGACTGTCCTGCGTCTTCTTGACGTTTGCTCTGTACATTTCCAGCGTCTTCTTGGTGTCGAGCAGCGATGCATTCTGTCCGACGGCGCCTCGCAGTTGCGAGTTTCCTATGTTTGCAGCTGGAGCGATCTGCTGGTTGTAGGGCAAGTTCAGCAGATCCACGTAGGACACAGGCCTGGCGTCTGGGGACCGGCGGTTCGCCGAGGCCTGTCGCTGGTAGTTGACCGGAGAGCCAGCGGGGGACGGAGGCCCACCCACGGAGAGACGTGGGGAATGTGTACGACCTTGGGCATTCAGCTCCGAGCCCAGGGTGTAGGCAGAGCTGGGTCGCACGTGTGTAGTGCGGGGTACTTGCAACGGCGAGCCAGTGGCGAAATCAAACGCGCTGGAGTGATTCGAGTCGGCGCCCGGCGATTGAACGGGGGAGTGGACGGTAGAGCGCGTTGGGTCGCGGGCCGGGTGTGTGGACAGTGGCGGGGTGGGCTGCGAGAAGTGGCCGGCCTGGTACTGTTCGGGCGGGGCGTAGACGGAGTCGGGCTCCTCTTGCATGTTTGCCATGTCTAGCTCTGCAGCGTGGGAATAGCGGCTGCGGTAGGAGCCGTCGCTGATGTGTAGCTGGCGGATGGGTGCGTCTCTGGCGATGACTTCGGAAGCTGCCGAGTCTCTGTGGCCTCCCAGGTCGGGTGTTTCTCTCGATGGTGTGCGCGAGTGGCCTCGGGAACTTGGTGTGAGAGACGAGCCAGAGTGCGGCGACTGGCGCCCCCCTGCCACTGTGTCGGGATGCTCGTCGATGCTGAAGGAGGGGATCGGCGGCCGGCGGATGTGGCTCGCTTCGGCATCTTCTTCGGGGGCATGTGGAGGTGGAATCGGCGGCAGACCCCGTGtgggtgctgctgctgttgggTCCACCATGGTCTGGCGGTGTGTTGTGTCTGTCGTGCTGCTGGCCAGCAGTGTGTCGTAGCTATGCACCGTAAAGCCGGCCGTGTCCGCAGCGGTGGGTCCAAGGTTTTGTGGAATCGCAAACGGGcgtctgcttctgcttctgcgtgtgcgtgtgcgtgtgcgtgtgcgtgtgcatCTGCGTGCTGTCGTCTGCTGCGTGTCAGCGCCCAAGCTGTGGCGGCGTGGAATGTGCAGCGTATCGGCAGGCTGCAAGACATGCATGCGCCCGAACCCTGGATCGCGGCCGAGGGAACACTGACGCAGTACGTACAGCGGAGGAAACACGGCACTGGGAACGCAGATTCTACCACGAGAACTGACGTGAACTGACGTAACTGATGTGAC includes the following:
- a CDS encoding Chitin synthase 4 produces the protein MHVLQPADTLHIPRRHSLGADTQQTTARRCTRTRTRTRTRRSRSRRPFAIPQNLGPTAADTAGFTVHSYDTLLASSTTDTTHRQTMVDPTAAAPTRGLPPIPPPHAPEEDAEASHIRRPPIPSFSIDEHPDTVAGGRQSPHSGSSLTPSSRGHSRTPSRETPDLGGHRDSAASEVIARDAPIRQLHISDGSYRSRYSHAAELDMANMQEEPDSVYAPPEQYQAGHFSQPTPPLSTHPARDPTRSTVHSPVQSPGADSNHSSAFDFATGSPLQVPRTTHVRPSSAYTLGSELNAQGRTHSPRLSVGGPPSPAGSPVNYQRQASANRRSPDARPVSYVDLLNLPYNQQIAPAANIGNSQLRGAVGQNASLLDTKKTLEMYRANVKKTQDSPVQYEFALFMVQVAREITASGPTNDDHGLTPADMLKEARQILQRLADRSYPFAQYYLADGYASGLFNKDKPDYDRAFPLFIAASKHGHAESGYRAALCYEFGWGCRKDYAKAVQFFRAAASKNHPGAATRLGSACLRGDMGLQGKYREGVKWLKRASESADYQYNNAPYELGLLHETGYGDDIFKDEIYAVQLFTQAAELGHPSAALKLGEAYEHGLLCCPKDAALSVHYYNCAAQADIPEAMMNLCAWYMVGAEPVLDKDENEAYEWAKKAAEHGLPKAEYACGYFTEMGIGCRRDPLGANVWYVKAADHGDERAKQRLAIIQAAASGQTHAPTSDDKGKLKKGGKEGKDGKEGKEENCTLM